The Nostoc commune NIES-4072 genome includes a window with the following:
- a CDS encoding GIY-YIG nuclease family protein — MWLKYGVNEEGILICIEDINRGKTSLQCPYCNSSLTAKKGKVKEHHFAHNEETCRPIANREFPTLPLYDNFNVQLSGKDLAQLKLLWQEYGAKNYPISSYLITSSLLKAGVLRKNLYLTPPEYEFSDLGKIPVGALEFARFNDVQEPLLLKKLLKFELAFKHAEYKNAPDLAYRLTDLKLYRAQLQRILSSSLYFLEIQTNIGTLYKIGVTQRPVVKRVAEVKIDLLAHYSSVAIRVLGTWEHRGNVELYFKHRYQCLNYPIGSLTEYYKFNAEDTEMVLRDLQQMQPKILSLDEIDILEENSSWEQIAV, encoded by the coding sequence ATGTGGCTAAAATATGGTGTAAATGAAGAAGGTATCTTGATATGTATTGAAGATATCAACAGGGGCAAGACTTCACTTCAGTGTCCTTACTGTAATAGCAGTCTAACTGCTAAAAAAGGCAAGGTGAAAGAGCATCATTTTGCTCATAATGAAGAAACCTGCCGCCCCATAGCTAACCGAGAATTCCCTACTCTGCCACTCTATGACAATTTCAACGTTCAATTATCTGGCAAGGATTTGGCACAGTTAAAGCTGCTTTGGCAGGAGTACGGAGCCAAAAATTACCCTATTAGTTCCTACTTAATTACTTCTAGTTTACTCAAAGCAGGAGTGTTAAGAAAAAATCTATACTTAACCCCACCTGAGTATGAATTTAGTGATTTGGGTAAAATTCCTGTTGGAGCGCTAGAGTTTGCACGGTTCAATGATGTACAGGAGCCACTATTACTTAAAAAACTGCTGAAATTTGAGCTAGCTTTTAAACACGCCGAATACAAAAATGCTCCAGATTTAGCATATCGACTTACTGATTTAAAACTCTACCGCGCTCAACTTCAACGTATTCTATCCTCTAGCCTATATTTTTTAGAAATACAAACGAATATTGGCACTTTGTACAAAATAGGAGTAACCCAAAGACCCGTTGTCAAGCGAGTAGCAGAAGTAAAAATTGATTTACTTGCTCATTATTCCAGTGTTGCTATTAGAGTATTAGGAACTTGGGAGCATAGAGGTAATGTTGAACTGTATTTCAAACACCGCTATCAGTGCTTAAATTATCCTATCGGCAGTTTAACTGAGTACTATAAATTTAATGCTGAGGATACCGAAATGGTACTGCGTGACCTACAACAAATGCAACCTAAAATACTTTCTCTTGATGAAATAGATATTCTTGAGGAGAATTCTAGCTGGGAGCAAATTGCTGTGTAG